The Agreia sp. COWG nucleotide sequence CGGTGAGCACCACCGGTACCTTCGCCGCCGAAGAAGAGCTGGTCAGCACCGCGCCGGTTCGGGCCGACGTCTGATGACCGGCGCAAACCGGCCGGTCGCCATCATCTCGGGCGCGGCATCCGGCATCGGGCGGGCCACGGCCGTTCGGCTCGCTCGACGGGGCGACCGCGTCGTGATCGGCCACTACGCCGGAGACCCGCACGACCCGCACGAGACGCTGCGCCTCGTCACCGAAGCCGGCGGCGAGGGCCTGATCGTCGGGCTCGATGTGAGCAGCACGGCATCCGTCTCCGACTTCGTCGAGGCGGGGCTGAGCGCCTTCGGCCGCATCGACCACGTGGTGGCGAACGCCGGCATCCTGCGGCGGGCTCCGTTCGAGGCGATGACGGATGCCGAGTGGGACGACGTGCTCGCCGTCGACCTGCACGGCGTGATGCGGCTCGCCAGGGCGGCCTGCCCCCACCTCATGCGGGGCGCGTCGATCGTGGCGATCTCCTCGATCGCCGGCGGCGTCTACGGCTGGCAGGAGCACGTGCACTACGCCACCGCGAAGGCCGGCGTCATCGGCATGATGCGCAGCCTCGCCGTGGAGCTCGGCCCGATCGGGGTGCGCGCCAACGTGGTCATCCCGGGGCTCATCGAGACGCCGCAGTCTCTGGATGCGCAGAACTCCCTGGGTCCCGAGGGGCTCTCGCGCGCGGGCGACTACATTCCGTGGGGTCGGGTCGGCACCGCCGACGAGGTGGCCAGGGTCATCGAGTTCCTGACCTCCGAGCAGGCGGAGTACGTGACCGGGCAGTCGATCACGGTCGACGGCGGGCTGACCGTCGCCATGCGCGACTGAGTTTCACAAATCATACGAAGGGGTATCAGATGACCGAGCACAACCGACCCGCGTCCACGGGAGTCCTGGCCGGGCGTACCGCCCTCGTCACCGGCGCGGCGAGCGGCATCGGCCGGGCTATCGCGCAGCACTTCATCGCGGCCGGGGCGAGCGTGGTGCTCGCCGACCGCGACGAGACCGTGCGCGATGTCGCGAGCGCGGCCGGGGCATCCGGTGCCGTGGTCTTCGACGTCGCTGTCGAGGAGCAGGTGATCGACGCCGTCGACGAGGCAACAGAGCTGCTGGACCGCATCGACATTCTGGTGAACTCGCACGGCATCTTGACCGAGTCGCCCGTGGCGTCGATGACCCTCAGCACGTGGCAGACGACGCTCGACGTCGACCTGACCAGCGTGTTCCTGCTGACGCGGCAGGTGCTGCCCGGCATGCTCGAGCGCGGCGATGGACGTATCATCACGATCGCCTCGCAGTTGGGCCAGAAGGGCGGCTCGGGCCTCGCGCACTACGCGGCGGCCAAGGCGGGCGTGATCGCCTTCACCAAGTCGCTCGCGCTCGAGGTCTCGTCACAGGGTGTGCTGGCCAACGTCATCGCACCGGGTCCGATCGAGACGCCCCTGGTCGACGGCATCAGCGAAGACTGGAAGAGGGCCAAGCGCGCCGAGCTGCCCCTGGGCCGCTTCGGCACGGTCGACGAGGTGACGCCCACCGCGGTGCTGCTCGCATCGAACCCCGGCGGCAACCTCTACGTCGGCCAGACTCTCGGGCCCAATAGCGGCGACGTGATGCCCTGACATGTGCGGGGCATGCGGAACGGCGCGAGGCGATTGGGCGCAGGGCCTCGTCGGCGGCAGCTACGCGGCGTCCGTCGTGGCGCGCACCCTGACCTCGGTGCTCGTCTCCACAACGGTCAAGAGCACGCCGGCCGGGCTCACGTTGGCGGCGCGCGGGCGGCCGGCCATCCTGCACGGCGGCCTCGACTCGGTGCTGGCCTCGGCGGCGCCGTTGCTTCCCGCCGGGCTGTCGGATGCGCGGGGCGACTGGGAGCGCTGGGCGCGCGTTCTCGACGCCCTCCCCGAGCACCGGCCGGTGATGCTCGATCGGGCGGCGGTGCCGCTGCGCTATCGCGGCGACGGCATCTCCGGCGCTTCGCTCGCCGCCGACCCTCCGGTTCTGGGGCCTCCCGATCCGACCCGCGCGATCAACCGAGTGACACTCTTCGCGCTTGCCCAGGCGACAGGAGCGCCGACCGCCGAGCTGAGCCTGCGGGACACCCAGGGACTCTGGTCACTGAGTCTGGCTCCGGTCACCACCCGATGACGAGCGGCTCATTTTCTACGGGCGTCGGCGCTCAGAGATCCTTCGCGCTGAAGTAGTCGAGCACCGGCGCGGAGGGGTCGCCGCCGAACTGACAGATCCAGATCACGGGCGTCGGCATGGGAGTGTCTGGTGTGTCGAATGAGATGTAGATCTCCGGCACCCCGTCGGGGGTGAGGTGCAGATACTTCAGGTCGTAATCGATGGTCGTCACAGAGCCAGGGAATTCCTGAACGCCCGCGGTGACACACATGTCCCACAACTGCCTGGCGTTGTATCCGCTGAAGAGATCCGGCGCAGGCTCCTCGACGACCGGCGGCGCGATCTCTGTCGGAGTCGGCGTCGGCGTCGGTGTCTCCGTCGGCGTCGGTGTGGGAGATGCCGTCGGAGCAGGCGTCTGAACGAGGTTCAGTGCGAACGGGCTCGGAATGATCCCTGTAGCCAGCGCCGCGCCCGCGGATCCGGCGACGAGCAGGCCGACGAGCGCAAGGGTGATCCCGACGATCCGGCCACGAGACCGTCGCGCAGGGGTGAAGTCTTTCATCGATGTGTCCGCCCGTCGAAGTAGGTTGGTTTTCATTGCCGTGAGCATGCTGGTGAGTTCGTCGCCAGAGGGTGGGTCAGTCCGCATTGTCGGTCACCGCCTTCCGAAGTCGTGCACGTGTGCGAGAGACGCGCTTCTTTGCCGCGTCGACGGTGATGCCCACCAGCTCGGCGGCCTCGGCGTATGGTCGCCCCTCGATGAGGCAGAGGGTGCTGAGACGGCGGTCGACGGGATCGAGTCGCTCGATCTCGTCGAGCACCCAGCGCAGCTGCTCCCGGGGTGAGTCGTTCGACGCGGGATCGACTCCGACATCATCGGGCAGCTCATCTGCACGGTGCTTCTCCTGCCGGCGCCGCAGGTTCAGGCCGTGGTTGCGGCACGTGACCAGGAGCCACGGCAGGATGGAACTGTCGGGCAGCACGATTCCGCCACTCTTCTGCCACGCGGTGAAGAAGGTGTCTTGCACCAACTCTTCGACGTCCATCTTGGAGGGGGCAAGTGCCCACGCATAGCGTGTGACCGTCGGCGCATACCGGTCGAACAGCATCACTAACGCGTATCTGTCGCCGACGACGAGTCGAGCCAGCAGCTCGCCGTCAGTGCTCTCATCACGATACATCCAGTTCCCCCTCTCTCTATGGAATGTCGAGAAACGCGAGAAGGTGACAACCGGACCGAGATTCTGATCGATCTGAACCGTATCCGATGGTTCATCGTCGACGAACGAAAAACCCCCTGACTCTCTTAGACAGAGAGATTCAGGGGGTGTAGTCGTGGTGGTGCCGGTGGGAGTTGAACTCCAATCACTCCCCTTGGATCGACAGCCGAATGTCTTCAGATCGCCGTCACTAGGGACTATTTGGGTTGCTTAGACTCAGGTCAGTGAGGGCGGTCACTCCGAAAGTGTGGTTAAAAAATGGGCACATCACGAGACCGCCGAATTTGGAAGACCTCGTTCTTCCGACCGGAACTAGCCCCACTAGCTCCGCCGCCAGTACCTGTTCCGTCCTGTACTGGGAACCTCAGGAGATCAAACCGGCTGAGGGGCCGCCCGACGAGGGCAGCCGCATCGCGTGCATGCCTGGCCGCGGGCGCGGAGATGAAAATAGTCGCGTGGAAGTCGACGACCTCGGTGACCCGAACTGTTCCTCGCGCCTTCACCCGATACAACCCCTTGTCGGTGCGTGGTGATGCGAGGACTGTCGGATAGTCGTCCGGCCCGAAGACGACGCATGAGAACAGCCCCATCTATGTAAGTAGACGGGGCTGCTCAAAGAGGCTCTACACGAGAACAGGCTCGCGCGACCGATTCACCTAGGCCCCAAGCTTTGCAACGATCCGATCTACCTTCGCGCTTGTAAGGGCGACATTGTCAACTGTCGAGGGCCCGGCCACTCCTGCCTCTGTCCGGGGAAGCAGAAGATACTGCGAAATTGTTTGAACCGAGGCCGTCAGCGATGCGATAGCGTCCGCGTTTTGCGAGACTTTCGTTCCGACGTCCTGGAGCCGCTGCCATTGTTCGGGGGTCATATCGTCCTCTTCTGTGTATGTTCCGGAGTAGTTCCAGTGCCATGCTTCGGGCGGAGTTCGAAGCACGGTGAAACCGAAGGTTGATGCGTTGGCCGCGAGCCAGTTGTAGTAATTGCTGCCTTCCGTCACGCGGTTTTGGTAAAAATCAACTGCCTTGCCCCACCCGTGATTCGAGTTCCCAGGGGGGCCCGCGCCACCAATGCCGTTCTCGTAGTAGTAGTTCTGTGTATCCCAGTCTCGGTACCCCTCATCCACGGGCAGATATGAACCCGTGTCTTCGCGATACCGCGTGAGCAGAGCCATAAAGGCGATTGCGCACCCCGGCTCGAGACGCATGGGATTCATGGATCTCCCGACTGGATTGACGCCGGGGTATTCGATGACGGTGAGGGCATCAAGCGGAATCCGGCCATTTGTATATCCGCCCCACGCACCATTCGCCGCCATTGCCGAGCTGGGCTTTGCAAACGCTGACGACGCGAAGGCCAACGTAAGTGCGATACCCCCACCGATCGCCGTACGTCTTGTCATACCGGCCGCCGCAGCCACCGCTGCTATTGCTTCCTGCTTAGCGTCTGGTACACGCTGATCATTCATGGAAATCGATTCGCATTTCTCCACTAAACCGGCCACGGCGCTGTGTTGCCAGTCGTCTCAAATGCCGTCTAGACAAGAGAATCCATGACGGCCACTCTGGTGGGTTAAGTAGTCCCTATGTGCCTCGGTGCGCACTTAACGTCAGTGTGAAGCCAGTGAGATCCGCACGGGAAGACGTCGCCTGTCGGCCGGGATGCTCCCGAACGATTGGAGCACCCGTGGCCGCCTGGCACCCAGGGACCACCCTCGAACCTGCCGAGTGGTTCTTGTGTCCCGTTAAAACAGAACCCCCAACAGCGGTGATTCGCCGGCTCTGTAGACGATCGCGAGACGGCCAGTCCGAAAAAGTGTGGTTCCGCATCGTCACATGGGCGTCAGCTGGGGCGAGGCTACCGGGGCCCGCGTCCGCAACTCTCGACCGAGCCCGCCGCCTCATCACGATCGAAGAGAACGCGGTCGGCGTCGGCTCGCACGTCGTGGTGGGCACGACGAACACCGACAAGGTGCGGGCGGTGCCGTACCCGGCGTTTCTGTCAGTCCCGCTGGCGCCTCAGTGCGAGGGCAAGACCACGATGCTCTCGTGTTCGGAGATGGCATCGTGCACCAGGCGCACCCCGATGACCGGCGGGGATGGTTCATTCCCGCTGTCCGCAGCGCGCAGCTCGTCGACAAGACCTTCCAGCGCGTCACGATCCACGACATGCGACATGCGACATACGGCCGCGAGCCTCGCGGCGTCAGCCGGCGGGAACGTGAAGGTACTGCAGAACATGCTCGGTCACGCCTCCGCAGCGATGACCCTCGACATCTACTCAGATGTGTTCGATGAAGTCCTGGAGGCCATTGGAGTGGCTCTCGATGAGGCACGTAGGCGCGCACTTGTGGGCCAACCAACTGGAGCCGGAAAGACGAAACCCCCTGCTTCCCAGCGTTTACAGGGGGTCTGATCGTGGCGGTACCGGTGGGATTTGAACTCATTATTTGCGTCGGGCATGAGCGCCGAAGCGATCAAAATCCACGTCATTTCGGTCTTTTTCGATGACAAGAGTTCGTTAGAAAAACTACGAGAAACCACGAGTTGTGGGGTTTTTGTGGGGTACTACGAAGAACCAAACGGACAACGATTGTCGGCCCCCGCC carries:
- a CDS encoding SDR family NAD(P)-dependent oxidoreductase, giving the protein MTGANRPVAIISGAASGIGRATAVRLARRGDRVVIGHYAGDPHDPHETLRLVTEAGGEGLIVGLDVSSTASVSDFVEAGLSAFGRIDHVVANAGILRRAPFEAMTDAEWDDVLAVDLHGVMRLARAACPHLMRGASIVAISSIAGGVYGWQEHVHYATAKAGVIGMMRSLAVELGPIGVRANVVIPGLIETPQSLDAQNSLGPEGLSRAGDYIPWGRVGTADEVARVIEFLTSEQAEYVTGQSITVDGGLTVAMRD
- a CDS encoding SDR family NAD(P)-dependent oxidoreductase, which codes for MTEHNRPASTGVLAGRTALVTGAASGIGRAIAQHFIAAGASVVLADRDETVRDVASAAGASGAVVFDVAVEEQVIDAVDEATELLDRIDILVNSHGILTESPVASMTLSTWQTTLDVDLTSVFLLTRQVLPGMLERGDGRIITIASQLGQKGGSGLAHYAAAKAGVIAFTKSLALEVSSQGVLANVIAPGPIETPLVDGISEDWKRAKRAELPLGRFGTVDEVTPTAVLLASNPGGNLYVGQTLGPNSGDVMP
- a CDS encoding RNA polymerase sigma factor, yielding MYRDESTDGELLARLVVGDRYALVMLFDRYAPTVTRYAWALAPSKMDVEELVQDTFFTAWQKSGGIVLPDSSILPWLLVTCRNHGLNLRRRQEKHRADELPDDVGVDPASNDSPREQLRWVLDEIERLDPVDRRLSTLCLIEGRPYAEAAELVGITVDAAKKRVSRTRARLRKAVTDNAD
- a CDS encoding M15 family metallopeptidase, which codes for MNDQRVPDAKQEAIAAVAAAAGMTRRTAIGGGIALTLAFASSAFAKPSSAMAANGAWGGYTNGRIPLDALTVIEYPGVNPVGRSMNPMRLEPGCAIAFMALLTRYREDTGSYLPVDEGYRDWDTQNYYYENGIGGAGPPGNSNHGWGKAVDFYQNRVTEGSNYYNWLAANASTFGFTVLRTPPEAWHWNYSGTYTEEDDMTPEQWQRLQDVGTKVSQNADAIASLTASVQTISQYLLLPRTEAGVAGPSTVDNVALTSAKVDRIVAKLGA
- a CDS encoding tyrosine-type recombinase/integrase; translated protein: MRHTAASLAASAGGNVKVLQNMLGHASAAMTLDIYSDVFDEVLEAIGVALDEARRRALVGQPTGAGKTKPPASQRLQGV